In Sparus aurata chromosome 3, fSpaAur1.1, whole genome shotgun sequence, the following are encoded in one genomic region:
- the trhrb gene encoding thyrotropin-releasing hormone receptor b, with translation MENFTAAPELNRTLGIWTDYSIPYKVISSLLLLVICALGIVGNVMVILVVLTTKHMRTPTNCYLVSLAVADLMVLTAAGLPSITDSLFGSWVFGHYGCLCITYFQYLGINASSCSITAFTIERYIAICHPIKAQFLCTLSRAKKIILFVWAFTSLYCVMWFYLSDIQELVYDNITIITCGYRVSRKFYLPIYFFDFGVFFVLPLLLSAVLYGLIARILFLNPLPSDPKDKKNGQNNHNVNKKTSCKNSRHSSSTASSRRQVTKMLAVVVLLFATLWMPYRTLVVVNSCLDQAYLDNWFLLFCRVCIYLNSAINPVIYNAMSQKFRAAFRKICRCGRKGSDKPATYSVALTYSAVKDTSMVESTDHFTTELEELTVTDELLSDQKMFPDPCVYGKVNFSDA, from the exons ATGGAGaactttacagcagctccagaGCTCAATCGCACTTTGGGCATTTGGACGGACTACAGCATCCCGTACAAAGTGATAAGTAGTTTGCTGCTTTTGGTGATTTGCGCTCTTGGAATCGTTGGCAACGTGATGGTCATCCTGGTGGTGCTCACCACCAAACACATGAGGACTCCGACCAACTGCTACCTGGTGAGTCTGGCCGTGGCTGACCTGATGGTGCTCACGGCGGCCGGGTTGCCCTCCATCACGGACAGTTTATTTGGATCTTGGGTGTTCGGACACTACGGGTGCCTCTGCATCACCTACTTCCAGTATCTGGGGATCAACGCGTCCTCCTGCTCCATCACAGCCTTCACCATCGAGAGATACATCGCCATCTGCCATCCGATCAAAGCTCAGTTCCTGTGCACCCTCTCCCGAGCGAAAAAGATCATTTTGTTCGTTTGGGCTTTCACCTCTCTGTACTGCGTGATGTGGTTCTACCTGTCAGACATCCAGGAGCTGGTGTACGAcaacatcaccatcatcacctgCGGCTACAGAGTCTCCAGGAAGTTTTATTTACCCATCTACTTCTTCGACTTCGGCGTCTTCTTcgtgctgccgctgctgctctcCGCGGTCTTGTACGGGCTCATCGCCCGGATCCTCTTCCTCAACCCGCTGCCCTCAGACCCAAAAGACAAGAAGAACGGACAGAACAACCACAACGTCAACAAAAAAACCAGCTGCAAGAACTCCCGACACTCCAGCTCCACGGCGAGCTCCcgcagacag GTGACCAAGATGCTGGCTGTGGTGGTGCTCCTGTTCGCCACGCTCTGGATGCCGTACCGCACCCTGGTGGTGGTCAACTCCTGCCTGGACCAGGCCTACCTGGACAACTGGTTCCTGCTTTTCTGCCGGGTCTGCATCTACCTCAACAGCGCCATCAACCCGGTCATCTACAACGCCATGTCGCAGAAGTTCCGCGCCGCTTTCCGCAAGATCTGCCGCTGCGGCAGGAAGGGCTCGGACAAACCGGCCACCTACAGCGTGGCCCTCACGTACAGCGCGGTGAAGGACACGTCGATGGTGGAGAGCACGGATCACTTCACTacggagctggaggagctgactGTCACGGACGAGCTGCTGTCGGATCAGAAAATGTTCCCAGATCCCTGCGTGTACGGGAAGGTGA